A single Lactuca sativa cultivar Salinas chromosome 8, Lsat_Salinas_v11, whole genome shotgun sequence DNA region contains:
- the LOC111908363 gene encoding protein S-acyltransferase 24: protein MSSEIEVVDEVQESRDRDAATGNGNGTTEGGVDEDSLRDDVYTAAAYGDLEKLQRLVESEGCSVSQPDNLGYYALQWAALNNRAAAAQYIIQHGGDINATDLTGQTALHWSAVRGAIQVAELLLHEGAQINAADVYGYQTTHVAAQYGQTALLYHIVTKWNADPDLPDNDGRSPLHWAAYKGFADCIRLLLFLDAYRGRQDKEGCTPLHWAAIRGNLEACTVLVQAGKKEDLMVTDNTGLTPAQLASDKNHRQVAFFLGNARRMLDKRWDGNSTIGKLSKLGLAPALLCVIFVLILTYINSVIMAPNLPKMTAVSALIAWIAVLLASAGLVLFYRCSCKDPGYVKTNRHDSQSMKDDEPLLKIELGDPALLAGNWSQLCATCKIVRPVRSKHCSTCDRCVEQFDHHCPWVSNCIGKKNKRDFLGFLVLEVFAMLITGTVALTRVLTDPMAPSTFGAWLNHAGNQHMGALIFIISDGFLFMGVAALTSMQISQVGRNITTNEMANMMRYSYLRGPGGRFRNPYDHGCKKNCWDLFVNGYNEDIELIEEVAHRSEEINMMPMTRNLDQQNGNGNEHSIDVNNNLNSHVHSSNCSHGNQGKSKTDSGPLGLGLGLGRNSRA, encoded by the exons ATGTCATCGGAGATCGAGGTTGTTGACGAAGTCCAAGAATCTAGAGATCGTGATGCTGCCACCGGGAACGGGAATGGAACGACAGAGGGAGGAGTAGATGAAGACAGTTTGAGGGACGATGTTTATACTGCAGCTGCGTATGGTGATTTGGAGAAGCTTCAGAGATTGGTGGAGTCGGAAGGTTGCTCCGTTTCACAGCCGGATAACCTCGGGTATTACGCTTTGCAATGGGCAGCCCTCAATAATCGTGCTGCTGCTGCCCAATACATCATTCAG CATGGTGGAGATATAAATGCTACAGATCTTACTGGACAAACAGCATTACACTGGAGTGCTGTCCGAGGAGCCATTCAAGTTGCAGAGCTTTTACTTCATGAAGGTGCTCAGATTAATGCTGCTGATGTGTATGGATATCAG ACAACCCATGTTGCTGCTCAATATGGTCAAACAGCCTTGCTTTATCACATTGTCACAAAATGGAATGCAGACCCTGATCTTCCTGATAATGACGGAAGAAGCCCCTTGCATTG GGCTGCATATAAAGGCTTTGCAGACTGTATCCGACTTCTTCTATTTCTTGATGCATACAGAGGTCGCCAAGACAAAGAAG gtTGTACACCTCTTCATTGGGCTGCTATAAGGGGAAACTTAGAGGCATGTACAGTGCTTGTGCAAGCAGGAAAGAAAGAGGATTTAATGGTGACTGACAACACTGGTCTCACACCAGCACAGCTCGCATCTGATAAAAACCATCGACAAGTTGCTTTTTTCCtt GGTAATGCTAGGAGGATGTTGGATAAACGTTGGGATGGAAACAGTACAATAGGGAAACTTTCAAAACTAGGATTAGCACCAGCACTTTTATGTGTAATATTTGTGCTAATTTTGACCTATATTAATTCTGTCATTATGG CTCCAAATTTGCCTAAAATGACAGCTGTTTCTGCATTAATTGCATGGATTGCTGTACTATTGGCAAGTGCAGGATTGGTATTGTTTTATCGGTGTAGTTG CAAAGATCCAGGTTATGTTAAAACAAACAGACACGATTCACAAAGTATGAAAGATGAT GAGCCTTTACTGAAGATTGAGCTTGGTGATCCTGCATTGCTAGCTGGTAACTGGTCTCAACTTTGTGCAACTTGTAAG ATTGTACGACCTGTTCGATCGAAGCATTGTTCAACATGTGACCGATGTGTTGAGCAATTTGACCATCATTGCCCCTGGGTGTCTAATTGCATTGGGAAG AAGAATAAAAGGGATTTCTTGGGCTTCCTGGTTCTTGAAGTTTTTGCCATGCTGATAACTGGCACAGTTGCTCTTACAA GAGTTTTAACCGACCCAATGGCTCCATCTACTTTTGGAGCATGGCTAAACCATGCTGGAAACCAGCACATGGGTGCTCTAATATTCATAATTTCAGATGGTTTTCTCTTCATGGGTGTTGCAGCCTTAACATCTATGCAAATCTCTCAG GTTGGTAGAAATATAACCACAAATGAAATGGCAAACATGATGCGGTATAGCTACTTAAGAGGACCCGGGGGTCGATTTAGAAACCCGTATGATCATGGATGCAAGAAAAACTGTTGGGATTTATTTGTGAATGGTTACAATGAAGACATTGAGTTGATTGAAGAAGTAGCTCATCGATCGGAGGAGATTAATATGATGCCTATGACAAGAAATTTGGACCAACAAAATGGGAATGGAAATGAGCATTCCATTGATGTGAATAACAACTTGAATTCACATGTTCATTCTTCTAATTGTTCGCATGGGAATCAAGGGAAAAGTAAAACCGATTCTGGCCCGTTAGGGTTGGGGTTAGGGTTAGGGCGAAATTCACgggcatga